The genomic stretch GGCTCGGTGATTTTCTTTTTGATCGACAAGAACCTGGAGCAAAAGGGTGGTAAAATGTCGCAACTTTTGGCGATGTTAATGGACTTTGTGCCTGAGTCGATTGCGTTGGGGGCCTTGTTTGCAAGTGATCCTTCGACTGGAACGCTCTTGGCCATTTTCATTGGTCTGCAAAACCTTCCTGAGGCGTTTAACTCATTTCGGGACATGGTGGTAAGTGGCTTTACCGTAAAGAAAACGCTTGTGCTGATGTTTTTGCTTAGTTTCGCAGGAATCGCGGGCGCCTTGATCGGTCATTTCATGCTCAGGGATTATCCAGGTGTCACGGCACACCTGATGGTTTTTGCCAGTGGAGGGATTTTATACCTGCTCTTTCAGGATATTGTCCCGAATAGTAGAATGAAGCACCACCATTGGGGAGCCTTAGGAGCTTGTTTGGGCTTTATGGTGGGAATGATAGGAGAGAAGGTTCTTTAGACCTCGTAATTTTATTAAATTCGGGCATGAAAACAGCCTATTTTGATGGTAAGGAATTTCGAGACGAAGATTTCAGATTGTCGTTTACTACGGGTGAATATGAGGAGTGCACTTTTGTGGGATGCACTTTTGCTGGATCGGATCTTCGTGACGTGGTTTTTTCAGAATGTAACTTCGAACGTTGTGACTTGAGCAATGCCCAACTGCAAAATACCAGCCTTAGGGATATTGAATTTTCCACTTGTAAACTGCTGGGGCTGCGATTTGACAAGTGCAATCCCTTTTTGTTGACCATAACATTTACCGATTGCCAGCTAGACTTTTCATCCTTTTATGGCCTGAAACTGAAACAGACTAAATTTAAGTCCTGCAGGATGCATGAAGTGGAATTTGTGGAGGTGGATTTGACAGCTTCCACTTTTGATGGCTGTGACCTGTTCCATGCAGTGTTCGATGGGGCCTGTTTGGAAAAAGTGGATTTTAGTACTGCGGAAAACTTTTCGATTGACCCAGAAAGTAACCAGATCAAAAAGGCAAAATTTTCCCTTTCCAACGTGACAGGATTATTGGATAAATACGATATTTCGGTGAGGTGAATGCCTTAAATAACTTGGGTTCGTCTGTTCAATTATTCTATTACATTGCGAACACAGCATCAGCGAAGTGAAGTCTGAAAGTAAGATTGTCGTATCGTACTTACCCGGTTTTGGCATCAAACGGACGCTTCGGGGCTGTTTTTTTTACACTTGCTTCCCCTCCAGCGAGTAAGAATCCTGCTCCTCATGATAATTTCTATTTAAAAACTACT from Echinicola soli encodes the following:
- a CDS encoding ZIP family metal transporter; this encodes MDTISKILIYAGFSGITVFIGGLLGNAFNNHIKKRVVKYEISHAAIAFGGGIILSAVALVLVPKGLEELSLWPMLLSFGLGSVIFFLIDKNLEQKGGKMSQLLAMLMDFVPESIALGALFASDPSTGTLLAIFIGLQNLPEAFNSFRDMVVSGFTVKKTLVLMFLLSFAGIAGALIGHFMLRDYPGVTAHLMVFASGGILYLLFQDIVPNSRMKHHHWGALGACLGFMVGMIGEKVL
- a CDS encoding pentapeptide repeat-containing protein — translated: MKTAYFDGKEFRDEDFRLSFTTGEYEECTFVGCTFAGSDLRDVVFSECNFERCDLSNAQLQNTSLRDIEFSTCKLLGLRFDKCNPFLLTITFTDCQLDFSSFYGLKLKQTKFKSCRMHEVEFVEVDLTASTFDGCDLFHAVFDGACLEKVDFSTAENFSIDPESNQIKKAKFSLSNVTGLLDKYDISVR